The following are encoded in a window of Colletotrichum lupini chromosome 3, complete sequence genomic DNA:
- a CDS encoding 3-isopropylmalate dehydrogenase gives MASRKILVLPGDGVGPEIIAEAVKVLEVIQKSSGVKFEIRSELMGGCSIDKHGVALTQEVLDVAKASDAVLFGSVGGPKWGAGKVRPEQGVLALRHGLNAFANLRPCKFASKSLVDRGPIRPELTEGTDFILVRENCGGAYFGDKTEEEDFASDAWAYSRAEVERVAKVAADLAMETEPPQQVISCDKANVLAVSRLWRRAVTEFFAREYPQIKLSHQLADSAAMLMVKDPRSFNGVVLMDNTFGDILSDVSSVVPGSLGLLPSASISSTTPGSGGIGLYEPIHGSAPDIAGKGIANPVATILAAAMMLRYSFGMVDEAKAIDKAVEKVLDSRDIGGHEIRTPDLGGSATTVEVGNTICRQLESLLK, from the exons ATGGCTTCCCGCAAGATCCTTGTTTTACCAGGCGACGGTGTTGGCCCCGAGATCATCGCCGAGGCTGTCAAGGTCCTCGAGGTGATCCAAAAGTCCTCTGGTGTTAAATTTGAGATCCGCTCGGAGTTGATGGGCGGATGCAGTATTGACAAGCACGGCGTAGCCCTGACCCAAGAAGTCCTGGATGTGGCCAAGGCAAGCGATGCGGTCTTGTTCGGTTCAGTCGGTGGGCCTAAGTG GGGTGCTGGCAAAGTGCGACCTGAACAGGGCGTCCTAGCCTTACGCCACGGACTGAACGCCTTTGCGAATCTGCGCCCATGCAAGTTTGCGAGCAAGTCTCTTGTCGACCGAGGCCCTATCCGACCCGAGCTCACAGAAGGAACCGACTTTATCCTTGTGCGAGAAAACTGCGGAGGTGCTTATTTCGGAGACAAGACTGAAGAGGAGGATTTTGCATCGGACGCCTGGGCGTACTCTCGGGCAGAAGTTGAGCGGGTTGCAAAGGTCGCTGCTGACTTGGCTATGGAGACGGAGCCGCCTCAGCAAGTCATCTCGTGTGACAAGGCCAATGTCCTTGCTGTTAGTCGACTTTGGCGTCGAGCCGTGACGGAATTTTTCGCGAGGGAGTATCCGCAGATCAAACTTTCTCACCAGCTTGCTGATAGCGCTGCCATGCTTATGGTCAAAGATCCTCGCTCATTCAACGGAGTGGTGCTCATGGATAACAC GTTCGGCGACATCTTGTCAGATGTGAGCAGCGTGGTCCCGGGATCGCTAGGCCTGCTCCCATCAGCGTCGATCTCAAGCACCACCCCTGGCTCGGGAGGAATCGGTCTCTACGAGCCTATCCACGGAAGCGCGCCCGATATCGCGGGCaagg GGATCGCCAACCCAGTCGCCACTATTCTTGCAGCGGCAATGATGCTCAGGTACTCATTTGGAATGGTTGATGAGGCAAAGGCCATTGATAAAGCAGTCGAAAAGGTCTTGGACTCTAGGGATATCGGCGGACACGAGATACGGACCCC TGACCTGGGCGGGAGTGCAACAACAGTTGAAGTCGGCAATACAATTTGTAGACAACTTGAGAGCTTGTTGAAGTAA
- a CDS encoding efflux pump has translation MDRNTEPESAPISTRRRRSIVTMTETQLLSIDLSLMSTEMFPSVAENEKHSPGTTITEKEAGPSTENDQEKGKGPNNDIPVTPIPKYLSGAKLWIVITCVIVVAWLMFLDSSIIVPAIPAITDELHSLQDIGWYGSAYHVSNAAFQPLTGKIYRYFSSKLPLFCPQVWLRPPHDRRSRAHTLVKYCSSLGCLIALMGLVIGLANSGSVCGPVLGGVLTDYANWRWTFYINLPIGGVVLLFLAWCEIPDQVPKPSPMAVIAKLHTYLDFTGFSSCAGAAVSLLMALELGGNEYAFNSPTMIGLFCGSAVALVTFLAWNYRKGDDGLIPSSMAGKRPVWSAAATNFTFVGSAMIQIYLLPLYILPGSTRRHAGPERDQRFAKHLVTASFRLRRRRARYGSLWNYSTYNLSLANVLVTLQVEYVYSAPTRWVSRTHTRLVQASGGQHVIAPPQAPLLARNHYYSGNFWRMEGASRLGLLYLPLLHLPLLHLPLLHLPLLHLPLLHPLSDTGCTRFSKRRL, from the exons ATGGATCGGAACACAGAGCCCGAGTCTGCCCCCATATCCAcacgaagaagaaggagcaTTGTGACAATGACGGAGACACAGCTGCTATCAATAGACCTCAGTCTCATGTCCACAGAGATGTTCCCGTCTGTCGCCGAGAACGAGAAACATAGTCCAGGAACAACGATCACAGAAAAGGAGGCCGGTCCAAGCACGGAGAACGACCAAGAGAAGGGCAAAGGTCCGAACAATGATATACCAGTGACACCGATACCAAAGTACTTATCAGGTGCCAAGCTCTGGATTGTCATCACATGTGTAATTGTTGTTGCCTGGTTGATGTTCCTTGACAGTTCTATCATTGTTCCC GCTATTCCAGCGATAACTGACGAGCTTCATTCTTTGCAAGATATCGGTTGGTATGGCAGTGCCTATCACGTTTCTAATGCCGCTTTCCAGCCGCTCACGGGTAAAATCTACCGCTACTTCAGCTCAAAG ctcccgctattctgcccccaagtgtggctgcggccgCCACACGACCGCCGGTCTCGGGCACATAC cctcgttaagtaCTGCTCTAGCCTCGG TTGTCTAATAGCTCTTATGGGACTGGTCATCGGAC TTGCAAACTCTGGCAGCGTTTGCGGTC CTGTTCTTGGTGGAGTACTGACCGACTATGCCAATTGGCGTTGGA CATTTTACATCAACCTCCCGATTGGCGGCGTCGTCCTTCTGTTTCTGGCATGGTGCGAGATTCCCGATCAGGTGCCGAAACCGAGTCCTATGGCGGTCATTGCGAAATTGCACACGTATCTAGATTTTACCGGCTTTTCGTCATGCGCTGGTGCTGCGGTGTCACTTCTCATGGCCCTCGAGCTTGGTGGGAACGAATATGCTTTTAACAGCCCCACGATGATAGGATTGTTCTGCGGCTCTGCTGTGGCTCTCGTAACATTCTTGGCCTGGAACTATCGAAAAGGAGATGACGGGCTCATCCCATCATCAATGGCCGGTAAGAGGCCCGTCTGGTCCGCAGCCGCTACAAACTTCACCTTTGTTGGCTCGGCGATGATCCAGATCTACCTGCTCCCGCTCTACATACTTCCAGGCAGTACAAGGCGCCACGCCGGTCCAGAGCGGGATCAACGTTTTGCCAAGCATCTTGTCACAGCTAGCTTTCGCCTACGGCGGAGGCGTGCTAGGTACGGAAGCCTATGGAATTATTCCACATATAATTTGAGTTTAGCTAACGTCCTTGTCACCCTTCAAGTCGAGTATGTGTATTCCGCACCCACACGTTGGGTATCCCGCACCCATACTAGGCTCGTTCAGGCAAGTGGTGGGCAGCACGTGATTGCACCGCCGCAGGCGCCACTTCTGGCCCGGAATCACTATTATTCCGGCAACTTCTGGAGAATGGAAGGCGCATCCCGCCTTGGTCTCCTATACCTTCCTCTGCTGCACCTTCCTCTGCTGCACCTTCCTCTGCTGCACCTTCCTCTGCTGCACCTTCCTCTGCTGCACCCTCTTTCCGATACTGGCTGTACGCGTTTTTCAAAACGACGACTTTGA